The following are encoded in a window of Panicum virgatum strain AP13 chromosome 5N, P.virgatum_v5, whole genome shotgun sequence genomic DNA:
- the LOC120673041 gene encoding thrombospondin type-1 domain-containing protein 4-like codes for MAAAAAAALPRLGALLLPFLAVAACLDVPSHGCYWTGCQSKWFGVCAARHFLDSESDDCDGLCMVSKSPPCLPLHTHFYCCKPGIPKVTNKCGHCKSKLDFGKEFICCSDCSDPTIMDKNTKLGYCKSGANLTMQLKPQETFHWVAGPWMICSSPCDGGVRYRDVACYGSLDDSTIKHYPVDDASCSADEMPARQEACNQHSCSDPEMTQSMNPKRSGMSGWLVALVVVLGLGAIGGIAFISYTYYRRRSSGPSGFVYVMMEAYS; via the exons atggcagcggcggcggcggcggcgctgccgcggctgggcgcgctgctgctccccttcctcgccgtcgcggcctGCCTCGACGTCCCTTCCCATG GGTGCTATTGGACTGGGTGCCAAAGCAAATGGTTTGGAGTATGCGCTGCTCGCCACTTCTTGGATTCTGAATCAGACGATTGTGATGGTCTCTGCATGGTGTCGAAAAGCCCTCCATGCCTTCCACTCCACACACATTTCTATTGCTGCAAACCAG GAATCCCAAAGGTAACAAACAAATGTGGACATTGCAAGAGCAAGCTGGATTTTGGCAAAGAGTTTATATGCTGCTCTGATTGCTCTGATCCAACCATTATGGACAAGAATACCAAACTGGGTTACTGCAAAAGTGGTGCCAACTTAACAATGCAATTAAAACCACAAG AAACTTTTCACTGGGTTGCTGGCCCCTGGATGATATGCTCCTCTCCATGCGATGGTGGCGTTCGATATCGTGATGTTGCTTGTTATGGAAGTCTAGATGATAGCACGATCAAACACTACCCTGTGGATGATGCAAGCTGTTCTGCAGATGAAATG CCTGCAAGACAGGAAGCATGTAATCAGCATAGCTGTAGCGATCCTGAGATGACACAGTCGATGAATCCCAAGAGAAGTGGAATGTCCGGTTGGTTGGTAGCATTGGTTGTTGTCCTAGGTCTTGGTGCAATTGGTGGCATTGCATTTATCAGCTACACTTATTATAGGAG GAGATCCTCTGGGCCCAGTGGTTTCGTATATGTCATGATGGAAGCTTATTCTTGA
- the LOC120673036 gene encoding E3 ubiquitin-protein ligase MARCHF1-like: MLRDAGGGFPATTSAPLLAHPPFQSEPSPATVGSPEITDEEIDAATAACCRICLESESEPGDELISPCMCKGTQQFVHRSCLDHWRSVKEGTAFSHCTTCKARFHLRVECLEDDICHRMKFRLFVARDVILVFLVMQAAIAAIGGMAYLLDKNGNFRNRFSDDWERFLSKHPVPFYYSVGVVVFFVLVGFFGLIVHLSSFNNNDPCLAGCHNGCYGWGIVELPASIEACFAFAVIFVIIFVILGVAYSFLAATLAIQRIWQRHYHILTKKELTKEYVVEDLPGGYTPPKMDPEHEQRLKMLQLM; this comes from the exons ATGCtccgcgacgccggcggcggcttccccgccaccacctccgccccCCTTCTTGCGCACCCGCCGTTTCAGTCCGAGCCCTCGCCTGCGACCGTTGGCTCACCGGAGATAACGGACGAGGAGatcgacgccgccaccgcggcctgCTGCCGCATCTGCCTGGAGTCCGAGTCCGAGCCTG GTGATGAGCTAATATCTCCATGTATGTGCAAGGGGACGCAGCAATTTGTGCACCGCTCCTGCCTTGACCATTGGAGATCTGTTAAG GAAGGAACTGCCTTTTCACACTGCACAACGTGCAAGGCGCGATTCCATCTACGGGTGGAATGTCTGGAGGATGACATATGTCATAGAATGAAGTTCCGGTTGTTTGTTGCCAGAGATGTCATACTTGTATTCCTTGTTATGCAAGCC GCCATCGCGGCGATAGGTGGTATGGCATATTTGTTGGATAAAAATGGGAACTTCAGAAACAGATTTTCTGACGATTGGGAACGGTTTCTGTCAAAGCATCCGGTTCCTTTTTACTACAGTGTTG GTGTGGTGGTGTTCTTTGTACTGGTTGGATTTTTTGGGCTAATAGTGCACCTATCATCTTTCAACAACAACGATCCATGCTTGGCTGGATGCCATAATGGCTGCTATGGGTGGGGTATAGTGGAGTTACCAGCTTCAATTGAAGCCTGTTTTGCTTTTGCTGTCATCTTTGTTATTATATTCGTCATCCTTGGAGTCGCATATAGTTTCCTTGCTGCAACTCTGGCCATCCAGAGGATTTGGCAGCGGCACTATCACATACTTACCAAGAAGGAGCTGACAAAG GAATATGTTGTGGAGGACCTTCCAGGTGGTTACACACCGCCAAAGATGGATCCGGAGCATGAGCAGCGTCTGAAGATGTTGCAGCTCATGTAG